In a genomic window of Alteromonas gilva:
- the brxC gene encoding BREX system P-loop protein BrxC gives MQIKQLFTKDIERKINGVVKADQTENDIVFTELDEYVITKELAQHFEKFFDAYMPSVRDPKAKAASGKLGIWVSGFFGSGKSHFIKILSYLLKNIRANNGAIDRTAIEFFKNKGLDGFLLGEIDTAINKDNTVILFNIDSRANTDDGDNAILKVFLKVFNEEMGFSGDHPHIAHLERELASKGVFEKFKVVFNELTSVDWVAERDAYDFYRDDLAEALAKVTEQSAESARQWVDNLERNFSLDVANFCKWVKEYLDQDINRRVLFFVDEVGQFIGNNTQMMLKLQTITENLGTICEGRAWVVVTSQEDIDAVIGQMSGSKGHDFSKIQGRFERLSLSSSNTSEVIEKRLLEKDNTARDALQSLYDQKGDILRNQLAFDATTTAELANYKDATSFVHAYPFVPYHYILVQKIFEAIRKAGATGLHLSRGERSLLDAFQSAAQQISNEEIGALIPLYRFYPAIESFLDTAVKRDIDNASDKDSISGFAVNILKTLFLIRYVDVIKSTLDNLVTLCVSKVDEDRLDLRRQIEQALNVLEQNLLIARQGDEYIFLTNEEKEIEKEIQHTEIEVSDETAELSNIIFEEVLRRKNQYTYPENNQLFPVSRFCNGIPRDGAVENDLVVKVISPIDANYAEYIHTVCMNNSAEGNGAILIKLEDDKQLFDELRTFIKTRKFLRMTGGNRPEQEQLLRDKASENHSRHKRLITAFEELVKDAHYYALGSQLNPKGNSVSVILDDAYRYVIENTFSKLKLVRRFPGDIRREIQQTLVADDASQIGLDLKDDEVNPEATLEVEKYITLADDTGRVTTADDVVKRFSKRPFGWNDEEILLIMARLALANKICFHMRQQEVPLKSVYDNLIQVRKRAELRVRKIKQQSEANLKRAAKLYRDVFSVNAPETEKELFNAAQDKLRTMKSKLDGFAQKASTGQYPGKDEIEHGRVLLAGLIETQSSFQFIDQFLDASNDLLDFEEDFEDLENFYETQFNTWQRLAAALTIEFERNRKALEGDEQAAKALKELQAIYDNVRPYRYIRNIEPLIEQVDKVNSQLLDKKRQHAKERIEHRISLVQEQIKQAQAPDELSNRVLMPLQSAIKRLEKLQAIADILQEQSESQALEEDAYIVINEFIEQQEAERQKQQKLYPSPDGDRLGDGKNAAKVAEKPVTPLPKKMVTVDTASIVRKVSQSGVLETEQDIDAYLTALKTELTSLVSNNNKVRIK, from the coding sequence ATGCAGATTAAACAACTATTTACCAAAGATATTGAGCGCAAAATTAATGGTGTTGTAAAAGCGGACCAAACGGAAAATGATATCGTGTTCACCGAATTGGATGAATATGTCATTACCAAAGAATTGGCCCAACACTTTGAGAAATTCTTTGATGCCTACATGCCTTCAGTTAGAGATCCGAAAGCCAAGGCGGCATCTGGAAAACTAGGTATTTGGGTAAGTGGCTTCTTCGGTTCAGGTAAATCCCATTTCATCAAGATCCTCTCTTACCTGTTAAAGAATATTCGGGCTAATAACGGCGCAATTGACCGGACTGCTATCGAGTTTTTCAAAAATAAAGGCCTCGATGGTTTCCTACTGGGTGAAATTGATACTGCTATCAATAAAGACAACACCGTCATTCTGTTCAACATTGATAGCCGCGCCAACACGGACGATGGTGACAACGCTATTTTAAAGGTATTCCTAAAGGTCTTTAACGAAGAAATGGGCTTCAGTGGCGATCATCCGCACATTGCCCACCTAGAGAGAGAGCTCGCCAGCAAAGGGGTATTTGAGAAGTTTAAAGTCGTATTCAATGAGCTTACTTCCGTCGATTGGGTTGCAGAGCGAGACGCTTATGATTTCTATCGCGATGATCTAGCCGAAGCGTTGGCAAAGGTGACTGAGCAGTCTGCGGAATCTGCAAGGCAGTGGGTAGATAATCTAGAAAGAAACTTCTCCCTCGATGTGGCCAACTTCTGTAAATGGGTGAAGGAATATCTGGATCAGGATATCAATCGCCGCGTATTGTTCTTCGTAGATGAAGTAGGTCAGTTCATCGGCAACAACACCCAAATGATGCTGAAGCTGCAAACTATTACCGAAAATTTGGGTACTATCTGTGAAGGTAGAGCATGGGTAGTAGTAACGTCTCAGGAAGATATTGATGCTGTTATCGGCCAGATGTCCGGCTCCAAAGGCCATGACTTTTCAAAAATCCAAGGGCGTTTTGAGCGACTGTCATTATCCAGCTCGAATACCAGTGAGGTAATTGAGAAGCGCTTGCTGGAAAAAGACAATACTGCACGTGATGCACTGCAATCGCTGTACGACCAGAAAGGCGATATTCTGCGCAACCAGCTTGCGTTTGATGCAACGACCACAGCGGAACTGGCTAACTATAAAGACGCCACTAGTTTTGTGCATGCGTATCCATTTGTGCCATATCACTACATTTTGGTGCAGAAAATTTTCGAGGCGATTCGCAAAGCCGGGGCGACAGGTTTGCACTTAAGCCGAGGCGAGCGTTCATTATTAGATGCGTTCCAAAGCGCGGCCCAGCAAATCAGCAACGAAGAGATTGGTGCATTAATCCCACTTTATCGCTTTTATCCGGCCATTGAGAGCTTCCTAGACACAGCGGTTAAGCGCGATATCGACAATGCTTCTGACAAAGACTCCATTTCCGGTTTTGCCGTAAACATACTTAAAACTCTTTTCCTCATTCGCTACGTGGATGTGATCAAGTCCACCTTAGACAACTTAGTTACGCTTTGCGTCAGTAAGGTTGATGAAGACAGGCTTGATCTGCGCCGTCAAATAGAACAGGCACTAAATGTGCTGGAGCAAAACTTGCTGATTGCCCGACAGGGTGATGAATACATTTTCCTAACCAATGAAGAAAAAGAAATTGAGAAGGAAATCCAGCATACCGAGATTGAGGTCTCAGATGAGACCGCAGAGCTTAGCAACATCATTTTTGAAGAAGTACTGCGCCGCAAAAACCAGTATACCTACCCCGAAAACAACCAACTGTTCCCGGTTAGCCGTTTTTGTAATGGTATTCCAAGAGATGGTGCGGTTGAAAACGACTTGGTTGTTAAGGTGATTTCACCGATAGATGCTAACTATGCAGAGTACATTCACACAGTGTGTATGAATAACTCGGCTGAAGGTAATGGTGCGATCCTGATCAAGTTAGAAGATGACAAACAACTTTTCGATGAACTAAGAACCTTCATAAAGACCCGTAAGTTTCTGCGCATGACAGGGGGTAACCGCCCTGAACAAGAACAGTTGCTTCGCGACAAAGCTTCTGAAAACCACTCTCGTCACAAACGTCTAATTACGGCGTTTGAAGAGTTGGTCAAAGATGCGCATTACTACGCGCTTGGCTCTCAGCTTAATCCAAAAGGCAATTCGGTCTCAGTGATATTGGATGATGCTTATCGCTACGTGATTGAGAATACGTTCAGCAAGCTCAAACTTGTGCGACGTTTTCCCGGAGACATACGCCGTGAAATACAGCAAACATTGGTCGCTGATGACGCCAGTCAAATCGGTCTGGATCTGAAAGACGATGAAGTTAATCCAGAAGCCACATTAGAAGTCGAGAAATACATCACATTGGCGGATGATACCGGGCGTGTGACCACCGCAGACGATGTGGTGAAGCGCTTTTCAAAACGTCCGTTTGGCTGGAACGATGAAGAAATTCTGTTGATCATGGCGCGATTAGCTCTTGCTAACAAAATCTGTTTCCACATGCGCCAACAGGAAGTACCACTCAAGAGTGTGTACGATAACCTGATTCAGGTGCGTAAGCGTGCTGAACTGCGTGTACGTAAAATAAAGCAACAGTCGGAAGCAAACTTAAAACGAGCAGCCAAGTTGTATCGTGATGTGTTTTCGGTAAACGCACCTGAGACTGAAAAAGAGCTGTTTAACGCCGCGCAAGACAAGTTGCGTACAATGAAATCCAAGCTTGATGGCTTTGCGCAAAAGGCGTCTACGGGCCAGTACCCCGGCAAGGATGAAATTGAGCATGGTCGCGTGCTTTTAGCTGGGTTAATTGAAACCCAATCCAGCTTCCAATTTATCGACCAGTTCTTGGACGCCAGCAACGATTTGCTCGATTTCGAAGAAGACTTTGAAGATCTGGAAAACTTCTACGAAACCCAATTCAACACGTGGCAGCGGTTAGCCGCTGCATTAACGATTGAATTTGAGCGTAATCGCAAAGCACTTGAGGGTGATGAGCAAGCTGCCAAAGCGCTAAAAGAACTTCAGGCAATTTACGACAATGTTCGTCCTTATCGATACATTCGCAATATAGAACCATTGATTGAGCAAGTGGATAAGGTCAACTCGCAGTTACTTGATAAAAAACGCCAACATGCCAAAGAGCGCATCGAGCATCGTATTAGTCTGGTACAAGAGCAAATCAAACAGGCACAGGCACCAGATGAACTAAGTAACCGAGTACTGATGCCATTACAAAGCGCTATTAAGCGTTTAGAGAAGCTGCAAGCCATCGCAGACATTTTGCAAGAACAAAGCGAATCTCAGGCACTAGAAGAAGATGCCTACATTGTCATCAACGAATTCATCGAACAACAGGAAGCGGAGCGACAAAAACAACAGAAGCTCTATCCAAGCCCCGATGGAGACAGACTGGGGGATGGTAAAAATGCCGCCAAGGTCGCAGAAAAGCCTGTAACACCTCTTCCCAAGAAAATGGTCACCGTGGATACAGCATCCATTGTTCGCAAAGTAAGCCAATCGGGTGTACTTGAGACTGAGCAAGATATCGATGCTTATTTGACTGCACTAAAAACCGAACTCACGTCCTTGGTAAGCAACAACAACAAAGTGCGTATTAAATAA
- a CDS encoding DUF1788 domain-containing protein, with amino-acid sequence MSSYKQLKTLRERLDQILQKIESAEFLENKGLGNEIGFYIFDYPADAELEVREHLSFITGKLKNRGRKFASINLFEVIIDILDSRNLTERAFKLQQDRGDDALFNALKGPLEQNRVAEFIAEKANLEKSEFILLHGLGSAWPIVRGHGLLNALHAKVGSVPTVLFYPGEYDGARLKPFGTIDSNNYYRAFKLVP; translated from the coding sequence ATGTCGTCGTATAAGCAATTAAAGACATTACGCGAGCGACTAGACCAAATTCTGCAAAAAATTGAAAGTGCAGAGTTTTTGGAAAACAAAGGTCTGGGAAATGAAATTGGTTTCTACATATTCGACTATCCAGCGGATGCAGAATTGGAAGTTCGTGAACATCTCAGCTTTATTACCGGAAAGCTTAAGAACCGTGGACGGAAGTTCGCAAGCATCAATTTGTTTGAAGTGATTATTGATATTTTAGATAGTCGAAATCTGACAGAGCGTGCATTCAAGTTACAGCAAGATAGAGGTGATGATGCGCTTTTTAATGCACTCAAAGGCCCGCTGGAGCAAAACAGAGTAGCTGAGTTTATCGCTGAGAAAGCCAATCTTGAGAAAAGCGAATTTATCCTGCTGCATGGCCTAGGAAGCGCATGGCCCATCGTTCGCGGCCACGGTTTACTCAATGCACTTCACGCCAAAGTTGGCAGCGTACCCACCGTATTGTTCTATCCGGGCGAATACGATGGGGCGAGGTTAAAACCTTTCGGGACAATTGACTCAAATAACTATTACAGAGCATTTAAGTTAGTGCCATAA
- a CDS encoding DUF1819 family protein, protein MNAQAKIKNHKAYLGDLIGGSLMLRESQTIAELLLTSPSADDWHDAIVNRNVLQKRSDASAKRNAATIKKRLEGLSNAYLEKLAFGGTELATQLMFAATLINSPMLADFMRNVVIDAKRVFREYIDQKDWESFWDDSVRIYPELGSMSETSTYKIAQVAFKLLADAGYIDSTRTKKLQNIFLLPEVRSLLAQMEREDVIAAMEA, encoded by the coding sequence ATGAATGCTCAGGCCAAAATTAAAAACCATAAAGCCTATTTAGGTGACCTTATCGGTGGCAGCCTGATGCTACGCGAATCACAGACAATTGCGGAGCTCTTATTAACATCACCGTCGGCAGATGATTGGCATGATGCCATTGTAAATCGAAACGTTTTACAAAAACGCTCTGATGCATCGGCCAAGCGCAATGCGGCCACAATCAAAAAGAGATTGGAGGGGCTGAGCAACGCCTACTTGGAGAAGCTAGCATTTGGTGGTACTGAACTCGCTACCCAATTGATGTTTGCGGCAACGCTTATTAATTCGCCCATGCTGGCGGATTTCATGCGTAATGTCGTCATCGATGCAAAACGCGTCTTTCGTGAATACATCGATCAGAAAGACTGGGAAAGTTTTTGGGATGACAGTGTTCGCATTTATCCCGAACTAGGCTCGATGTCAGAAACTTCGACATACAAGATAGCTCAGGTTGCGTTTAAGTTATTGGCGGACGCGGGTTATATCGACTCCACTCGAACCAAAAAGCTACAAAACATCTTCTTATTACCTGAAGTACGGTCGCTACTTGCACAAATGGAAAGAGAAGATGTCATTGCGGCAATGGAGGCCTAA
- a CDS encoding WYL domain-containing protein, giving the protein MMSWQDLNFAQKQRLAYIDFKLLFIGHVTRSEVVNYFGQGLSSASRDITLYKELCPQNMEYDSRDKRYYQTPEFTPLVEHDAKKTLAKLANHISDGLDAIGDIDFPVEAPSQLNIPDIFIVARLVQATVNKKAVSVIYTSLSSGSGAREIIPHSIVDNGLRWHVRAFDRKSSSFRDFVITRISKVTLIDAEVNRGEDKLDDHQWMRMMPLRLVPHPENIKHPTAIELDYSMNDGMLELNVRAAMAGYLLRRWNVDCTANASLQGSEYQLWLKNRQTLYGAENLAIAPGYEPDNENK; this is encoded by the coding sequence ATGATGAGTTGGCAAGACTTGAACTTTGCTCAAAAGCAAAGACTTGCATATATCGACTTCAAACTTCTTTTTATCGGACATGTTACGAGGTCCGAAGTCGTCAATTACTTCGGACAAGGTTTATCGTCTGCTTCACGCGATATTACTTTGTACAAAGAGCTATGCCCGCAAAACATGGAGTATGACTCGCGCGATAAAAGATATTATCAAACGCCTGAGTTTACCCCGTTGGTCGAGCACGATGCGAAGAAGACCCTCGCCAAGTTGGCAAATCACATATCAGATGGGCTTGATGCGATAGGTGATATCGATTTCCCGGTAGAAGCACCCAGCCAGCTCAATATACCGGATATCTTTATTGTTGCCCGTTTGGTACAAGCAACAGTCAATAAAAAGGCCGTCAGTGTTATTTATACCTCGCTCAGTAGCGGGTCGGGTGCACGGGAAATCATACCCCATAGTATCGTTGATAACGGATTGCGATGGCACGTTCGAGCGTTCGACCGAAAATCTTCAAGCTTTCGAGATTTTGTTATCACACGTATCTCAAAGGTTACTCTTATCGATGCAGAGGTTAATCGAGGTGAGGATAAGCTAGACGATCATCAGTGGATGCGAATGATGCCGCTGCGATTGGTGCCTCATCCAGAAAATATTAAGCACCCGACGGCCATTGAGCTGGATTATTCGATGAATGACGGCATGTTAGAACTCAACGTTAGAGCCGCTATGGCAGGATATCTGCTACGCCGTTGGAATGTCGACTGCACGGCAAATGCCTCGTTGCAAGGCTCAGAATACCAACTTTGGCTGAAGAACAGACAAACACTCTACGGTGCTGAAAATTTAGCAATCGCACCGGGATATGAACCCGATAATGAGAATAAATAA
- a CDS encoding recombinase family protein, whose protein sequence is MALIGFARVSTREQDLSYQLKALKEAGCSKIFHGKQSGASRENEAKLSELVNYIRDGDIVLVTKLDRLGRSLKSILKTIDAIHSENASLKTLDGAIDTSNESPFAKAQLSLIGTFSQLERDLIVSRTSEGRERAKSEGVRFGRPSKLDEKTKSEIKKLFNNGYGMSKNLLSKKFGVSRMTIGRIVSS, encoded by the coding sequence ATGGCTTTAATAGGCTTTGCGCGTGTTAGCACTAGGGAGCAAGATCTCTCTTATCAGTTGAAAGCACTCAAAGAAGCAGGGTGCTCCAAAATTTTTCATGGCAAGCAGTCCGGGGCATCCAGAGAGAACGAGGCTAAGCTTTCAGAGCTCGTCAATTACATAAGAGATGGTGACATTGTTTTAGTAACAAAGCTGGATAGGTTGGGTCGCTCTTTAAAATCAATTTTGAAGACTATCGACGCAATACATAGTGAAAACGCCTCATTGAAGACCCTCGACGGAGCGATTGATACATCAAATGAATCGCCCTTTGCGAAAGCACAACTAAGTTTGATTGGCACGTTTTCGCAGCTTGAGCGAGATTTAATAGTGTCGAGAACATCAGAAGGAAGAGAGCGAGCTAAGTCAGAAGGCGTCAGGTTTGGCAGGCCCAGTAAGCTAGATGAGAAAACAAAATCTGAAATCAAGAAGCTATTCAACAATGGCTATGGCATGAGTAAAAACCTATTGAGTAAGAAATTTGGTGTATCAAGGATGACGATCGGAAGGATTGTTTCCTCATAG
- a CDS encoding GGDEF domain-containing protein, with the protein MKYLPTLINSTLLPVIALSIGFTIISLFQAETLFWLQDKSWLPYPLLGIAALIASQFNQSRYFYACLLWLLLFTSIDAPSLLPQPFSPNTLILMLTGVTSVLIWHTDKSLRLSNLILTSMLIAGIAALIAWVLNSAVLTANPVYQRSSHEYAVLLPWLAQHFSLPEACLYALFFASAMVKTFVSPRLSHSLLAVSMVCLVIISQRFSLPLLAFAANLFAIMTVTVVLLNSHKMAFKDELTGIASRRALMHFTQSLFNNYSIVMADVDHFKSFNDKYGHDVGDQVLRMVAQQLNRVSQGGKAFRYGGEEFTLVFPGKNPEQVIETVDALRESIAQYAMVIRQPDRPKRKPKAGQQPKQATSSKTVHVTMSFGVAFKNKQVSFESALKQADGALYKAKKAGRNTVKIA; encoded by the coding sequence ATGAAGTATCTCCCGACATTAATTAACAGCACATTGTTACCGGTCATTGCACTTTCCATTGGCTTTACCATTATCTCCTTATTCCAGGCTGAAACGCTGTTTTGGTTACAAGATAAAAGCTGGCTGCCTTACCCTTTGCTTGGCATTGCAGCCCTCATCGCCTCGCAATTTAATCAAAGCCGGTATTTTTACGCCTGTTTGCTTTGGCTGCTATTATTTACCAGCATTGATGCCCCGTCATTATTGCCCCAGCCATTTTCACCAAACACGTTAATATTAATGCTTACAGGCGTAACCAGCGTACTGATATGGCACACAGACAAAAGTCTCAGACTCTCTAACCTTATCCTTACCAGCATGTTGATTGCTGGTATCGCGGCGCTGATTGCCTGGGTGCTCAACTCAGCCGTGTTAACCGCCAACCCCGTTTATCAACGCAGTAGTCACGAATACGCGGTATTATTGCCCTGGTTGGCGCAACACTTTTCTTTACCCGAAGCCTGCCTCTACGCGCTGTTTTTTGCTTCAGCAATGGTTAAAACTTTTGTTAGCCCGCGGCTCAGCCACTCGTTGCTGGCAGTATCCATGGTCTGTCTGGTGATAATAAGCCAGCGTTTTTCATTGCCGTTACTGGCATTTGCAGCAAACCTCTTTGCCATCATGACGGTCACGGTGGTGCTCTTAAACAGCCATAAAATGGCCTTCAAAGATGAACTAACCGGCATTGCGTCGCGCCGGGCGTTAATGCATTTCACACAGTCGCTATTTAATAACTACTCCATTGTCATGGCAGACGTGGATCATTTTAAATCCTTTAACGACAAGTACGGGCATGATGTGGGCGACCAGGTGTTGAGAATGGTGGCACAGCAACTCAATCGGGTCAGTCAGGGTGGCAAGGCATTTCGTTATGGCGGCGAGGAATTCACCTTAGTTTTTCCCGGCAAGAACCCCGAACAGGTGATTGAAACCGTTGATGCGTTACGGGAAAGTATCGCGCAATACGCAATGGTAATTCGCCAGCCCGACCGCCCCAAACGAAAACCCAAAGCAGGGCAGCAACCCAAACAAGCAACCAGCAGCAAAACGGTTCACGTCACAATGAGTTTTGGTGTTGCTTTCAAAAATAAGCAAGTCAGTTTTGAAAGCGCATTAAAGCAGGCCGACGGCGCACTTTACAAAGCGAAAAAAGCCGGCAGAAATACAGTTAAAATTGCATGA
- a CDS encoding glutamate--tRNA ligase has translation MYSDNAISLMIPDTIPSGAELEKKYPPRELPAGALVTRFGPSPTGFLHIGGVYTAMISKNIALQSDGAYFVRIEDTDKKREVAGVQEHFDEAFAYFDIAPTEDDSNGHYGPYKQSSRQDLYLSFVKQLLQKERAYPCFCSEHDLQEKSDEQRREKVDTGYYGRWATCRSLDPAEAERRIANGEEYVIRFRCEGEPGPFVFEDKIRGKTKVKNNINDVVILKSSANAERLPTYHLAHAVDDHLMRVNLVIRGEEWLASVPLHLQLFDALGFEPIPYAHIAPLMKMDGKSRRKLSKRKDPEASVEFYMQQGYPTTAVLSYLRGLANSKLANTTVEESLSLPILLEDCQVSGALVDLVKLNDVSANIVATMSAVDIREQVYAWAKQFDSELESLMSKHWDAIPSFIDADRFNNGRTRKDLTKWSDFTALYGFFFNEVFAYCESAEDARFDGVPAEVVSNFLSLYKEGYTHAELNEDWFENLKAIAKEAGFAMNNKEYKQAPERFHGTMKEASLILRIVITGRNNSPSLHEVCQLIGKDEVLKRIAKVL, from the coding sequence ATGTACTCAGATAATGCTATTTCCCTGATGATTCCGGATACCATTCCCAGCGGCGCCGAGCTGGAAAAAAAATACCCACCGAGGGAGCTTCCTGCTGGTGCGTTGGTAACCCGGTTTGGTCCTAGCCCTACTGGTTTTTTGCATATCGGTGGTGTTTACACTGCGATGATTTCAAAAAACATCGCATTGCAGTCTGACGGTGCGTATTTTGTTCGCATTGAAGATACCGATAAAAAGCGTGAAGTGGCCGGGGTTCAGGAGCATTTCGACGAAGCCTTTGCCTACTTTGATATTGCCCCAACCGAAGATGACAGCAATGGTCACTATGGCCCGTATAAACAGTCATCCCGTCAGGATTTGTACCTTTCCTTTGTTAAGCAACTGCTACAAAAAGAAAGAGCGTACCCCTGTTTTTGTAGCGAACACGATCTACAAGAAAAGAGTGATGAACAACGTCGCGAAAAAGTCGACACCGGCTATTACGGGCGTTGGGCTACCTGTCGGTCACTGGACCCTGCAGAAGCTGAACGCAGAATCGCCAATGGCGAGGAGTATGTTATTCGTTTTCGCTGCGAGGGTGAGCCGGGTCCGTTTGTATTTGAAGATAAAATTCGCGGCAAAACCAAAGTTAAAAATAACATCAATGATGTGGTAATTCTAAAGTCGTCGGCGAATGCTGAGCGTTTACCGACTTATCACCTGGCCCATGCGGTAGATGATCACCTTATGCGGGTCAACCTGGTTATTCGCGGTGAAGAATGGTTAGCCTCGGTACCTTTGCACCTGCAATTGTTTGACGCCCTCGGGTTTGAGCCAATTCCCTATGCGCACATTGCACCATTGATGAAAATGGATGGCAAATCACGCCGTAAATTATCGAAGCGAAAAGATCCGGAAGCCTCGGTTGAGTTTTACATGCAACAGGGCTATCCCACAACTGCGGTGCTTAGCTATCTGAGAGGCCTTGCTAACTCTAAGCTGGCTAATACGACAGTCGAAGAAAGCCTGTCACTGCCTATTTTGCTGGAAGATTGCCAGGTGTCAGGTGCACTGGTTGACCTGGTAAAACTAAACGACGTGTCGGCCAATATCGTGGCAACCATGAGCGCTGTTGATATCCGCGAGCAGGTGTATGCCTGGGCTAAACAGTTTGATAGCGAACTTGAATCGTTGATGAGCAAACATTGGGACGCCATTCCCAGCTTTATTGACGCTGATCGATTTAATAACGGCCGTACCCGTAAAGATCTTACCAAATGGTCTGACTTTACCGCGCTATACGGATTCTTCTTTAATGAAGTGTTTGCATATTGCGAGTCGGCCGAGGATGCCCGTTTTGATGGTGTGCCTGCTGAGGTCGTGAGCAATTTCCTGTCGCTTTACAAAGAGGGCTACACCCACGCAGAGCTAAATGAGGATTGGTTTGAAAACCTCAAGGCTATCGCTAAAGAGGCGGGCTTTGCCATGAACAACAAAGAATACAAGCAAGCGCCTGAGCGTTTTCATGGCACAATGAAAGAGGCCTCGCTGATTCTGCGTATTGTGATTACCGGTCGCAATAACAGCCCGAGCCTGCATGAAGTTTGCCAGCTTATTGGTAAAGACGAAGTACTGAAGCGGATTGCTAAGGTTCTGTAA
- the gluQRS gene encoding tRNA glutamyl-Q(34) synthetase GluQRS, translating to MAAAQGNTYKGRFAPTPSGDLHFGSFVTAAASYLDARKNHGQWFVRIDDLDTAREVKGSAQAILTTLERFGFEWDGQVSYQSQHTERYRHFADVLLNQHQAYWCECSRKVITARCPVGEYGPVYDGYCRSRAVAPGANRSLRVITNQGANQTANQSVVFNDELKGESAIDLQATLGDFIIKRADGIFSYHLAVVVDDHDLGITHIVRGGDLHPLTGQQVFLQNSLHLTHPQYAHLPIVLDAGQRKLSKSSNAPPIDAAPAPAVLFQALTVLNHSPPDTLRGAPLNELWAWAIAHWQLEKVPGETNMMLPDLTSV from the coding sequence ATGGCAGCAGCGCAAGGTAATACATACAAAGGCAGGTTTGCGCCGACCCCATCGGGCGACCTGCATTTTGGCTCGTTTGTTACCGCCGCTGCCAGCTATCTGGATGCCAGAAAAAATCACGGTCAATGGTTTGTGCGCATTGACGATCTGGACACCGCGCGTGAAGTAAAAGGCTCTGCGCAGGCCATTTTAACCACCCTTGAGCGTTTTGGCTTTGAATGGGATGGCCAGGTCAGCTATCAAAGCCAGCATACCGAACGCTACCGTCACTTCGCCGATGTGCTGCTTAATCAACACCAGGCTTACTGGTGTGAGTGTTCCCGTAAAGTCATCACCGCACGTTGCCCCGTCGGCGAATATGGCCCGGTTTATGACGGCTATTGTCGCAGCCGGGCGGTTGCCCCCGGCGCGAACCGAAGCCTGCGGGTCATTACAAATCAAGGTGCTAATCAAACCGCAAATCAATCTGTCGTATTTAACGATGAGCTGAAAGGAGAATCAGCCATTGATTTACAGGCTACCCTGGGTGATTTCATCATTAAACGTGCTGATGGTATTTTTAGTTATCACTTAGCAGTGGTGGTAGACGATCACGATCTGGGCATTACGCATATTGTAAGGGGCGGCGATCTGCATCCGCTCACCGGTCAGCAGGTATTTTTGCAAAATAGCCTGCACCTGACTCATCCACAATACGCACATTTACCCATTGTACTGGATGCCGGGCAGCGCAAGCTAAGTAAATCTTCCAACGCGCCGCCCATCGATGCTGCACCTGCACCTGCTGTGCTGTTTCAGGCATTAACAGTGCTCAATCATAGCCCACCCGATACGCTCAGAGGCGCGCCACTCAACGAACTCTGGGCTTGGGCAATCGCCCATTGGCAGCTCGAAAAAGTGCCCGGGGAGACAAATATGATGTTGCCGGACTTAACCTCGGTGTGA
- a CDS encoding Lcl C-terminal domain-containing protein has product MKLKLGFLFALLVSGSALAQECLSGAVATTPGDAFVETDNDATILHSTTNLIWQRCAVGQTWDGDTCTGEAQPMTWQQALTYAQQYDSERLEGWRVPNVKELSSLTERNCVRPAINSAVFPATPEDSFWTSTPSYSDPLRAWTVAFFNASHSIKEKQLSVYLRLVKTNLPD; this is encoded by the coding sequence ATGAAACTAAAATTAGGCTTTTTATTTGCGCTATTGGTATCCGGCTCTGCACTCGCTCAGGAGTGTTTAAGCGGTGCCGTAGCAACCACACCAGGTGACGCCTTCGTTGAAACCGATAACGATGCCACCATCCTGCACTCGACCACCAACCTGATTTGGCAACGCTGCGCTGTAGGGCAAACCTGGGACGGTGATACCTGTACCGGCGAGGCACAACCGATGACCTGGCAGCAAGCACTTACTTACGCACAACAATACGACAGTGAAAGGCTTGAGGGATGGCGCGTGCCCAACGTAAAAGAGTTGTCTTCGCTCACTGAGCGCAATTGCGTGCGACCGGCAATCAATAGCGCGGTTTTTCCGGCCACGCCGGAAGACAGCTTTTGGACATCCACGCCCAGTTACAGCGATCCGCTGCGCGCCTGGACCGTGGCTTTTTTCAATGCCAGTCACTCCATAAAAGAAAAACAGCTGTCGGTGTATTTACGCCTGGTAAAAACCAATCTGCCGGACTAG